A portion of the Caenorhabditis elegans chromosome III genome contains these proteins:
- the C48B4.3 gene encoding uncharacterized protein (Partially confirmed by transcript evidence): protein MDEVANALAVSQTMMEKMQKLEISKNYDVEKFETLLRLPARDVNTFMEKEAKKTDDEKMTDMDRRIKRIREDKTDRAARTLQKYFRKIRVKGEQNHINKRISKIPAKRRVVLLEQIRQKMGEQQPIRRFGGYQVIRAVELHKGKQKLQKDWLAKLSIDVNFHDKNLSRPNSPTHFIANSIPTLIRKKAEMKHAEKMQEIDSSIMDIYCGFQKDNLH, encoded by the exons ATGGATGAGGTGGCGAACGCGTTGGCAGTCAGCCAAACAATGatggaaaaaatgcaaaaattagaGATATCGAAG aactacGATGTTGAGAAATTCGAAACTCTATTGAGACTGCCAGCTCGAGATGTGAACACTTTTATGGAGAAGGAAGCAAAGAAAACAGATGATGAGAAAATGACAGATATGGACAGACGAATCAAACGAATTCGAGAAGATAAAACTGATCGGGCTGCACGAACTCTTCAGAAATAT tttcgaaaaattcgagtCAAAGGAGAGCAGAATCATATAAACAagaggatttcaaaaattccagcaaaaagAAGAGTTGTTCTACTTGAACAAATTCGTCAGAAAATGGGTGAGCAGCAGCCAATTCGACGATTTGGAGGTTATCAGGTTATTCGAGCTGTAGAATTGCACAAGGGAAAACAGAAACTACAGAAGGATTGGCTTGCTAAATTATCAATTGATGTCAATTTTCATGATAAGAATCTGTCTAGACCAA ATTCCCCGACACATTTCATAGCAAATTCGATTCCTACTTTAATTCGTAAAAAAGCAGAGATGAAGCACGCAGAGAAGATGCAGGAAATTGATTCATCAATTATGGACATCTATTgtggttttcaaaaagataaTCTTCACTGA